Genomic DNA from Amycolatopsis alba DSM 44262:
CTGCATCTCATGCCGTCCATGGACGCCGCCTACCTCGACGGGGAAGGCTGGTCGGCACGCAAACGCAGCGCGATGACGATGATCTACAGCTCGCGGATCCTCATCGAACGCGTGCTGCGAGACAAGGTCCGGGAGCTGCCCAACGTCGTGATCCGCGAAGGCGTCACGGTGAGCGGATTGACCACCGACGCCGGCGACGTCACCGGTGTCGTCCTTTCCGGCGGCGACGAGCATCTCGACGCCGACTTCGTGGTCGACGCGATGGGCCGCGGGTCCTCCGTCGGAGCCTGGCTGGCGGCCGCGGGCTGGCCCGAGCCCGAAGTACGGACCCTCGACGCCAAGGTCACCTACACCTCGCGCTGGTACGACCTGCCCTCACCCGAGGAGCGGCCCGCGTCCTGGTGGTGGCGGCATCTGGTGATCATGCCGACCCCCGACAAGGGCGCGCATCCGGACGAGCACGAGTTCCTGGTGAACTTCTTCCCGATCGAGGGCGACCGGGTGATCGCGTGCATGGGCTCGTGGGGACTCGAGATGCCGCGGACCACCGAGGCGTTCGTCGAGTCGGCCCGCCGGGTGCGGGCACCGCTGTTCGCGGCCGCGATGGACCGGTCCACCCCGACGTCCGAAGTGCACCTGACGCGATCGACCGGCAACAAGTGGCGCCGCTACGACCGGCTCCGCACCCCGCCGAAACGCCTGGCGTTCATCGGGGACTCGATCTGCGCTTTCAACCCGTTCTACGCACAAGGCATCAGTTCCGCCGCGGGTTCGGCGCTGCTGCTGCGCGAGCACCTCGACGGCACAGACCGCCTCGACGCCCGGTTCTCCGCAGCTTTCCTTGCTGCGCAACGAAAGCTGCTCAACGTCCCGTGGAGCCTGGCGATGGCGAGGGACCAGGGCTACGCCTGCGCAGTGGGCACCGAAAAGGCAGGGGAGTGGAAGCGGCGCCTGCTTTCGGCGATGTCCGGACCGGCGTTCCGGCTCATCGTCGGCGCAGCCCGCGAGGACGACGTCGTCGACGAGCACTTCGCGAAGGTGTTCAACCTCGACGAGTCACTGCGCGACATGATGACGAACCCGCGGGTGATCGCGGGACTCGTGCGCTACCGGATCCGGGCCGCGCTGGGCAGGCACCGGGTTCCCTTCGACTTCGACGCCCGCGCCGAGCCGCCAGTCACGGACTACTCACCGGTCGCCTCCCGATGAGCGCC
This window encodes:
- a CDS encoding FAD-dependent oxidoreductase; protein product: MRLGKTAVVLGGSAAGLCTAGALARYFDQVLVLERDELPAEAEHRRGVPQSKHPHFLLNSGRRAIGALFPGFEDDLVAAGGLHLMPSMDAAYLDGEGWSARKRSAMTMIYSSRILIERVLRDKVRELPNVVIREGVTVSGLTTDAGDVTGVVLSGGDEHLDADFVVDAMGRGSSVGAWLAAAGWPEPEVRTLDAKVTYTSRWYDLPSPEERPASWWWRHLVIMPTPDKGAHPDEHEFLVNFFPIEGDRVIACMGSWGLEMPRTTEAFVESARRVRAPLFAAAMDRSTPTSEVHLTRSTGNKWRRYDRLRTPPKRLAFIGDSICAFNPFYAQGISSAAGSALLLREHLDGTDRLDARFSAAFLAAQRKLLNVPWSLAMARDQGYACAVGTEKAGEWKRRLLSAMSGPAFRLIVGAAREDDVVDEHFAKVFNLDESLRDMMTNPRVIAGLVRYRIRAALGRHRVPFDFDARAEPPVTDYSPVASR